One Ricinus communis isolate WT05 ecotype wild-type chromosome 1, ASM1957865v1, whole genome shotgun sequence DNA window includes the following coding sequences:
- the LOC8265876 gene encoding uncharacterized protein LOC8265876 isoform X2, with the protein MEEGSSRPIKLMNFVSEEQLDEAKKSRGERVEDGTAQRDRPLYEILKENKDKKDAEFNERFKHRPPKALDEDETEFLDKLEMSRREYEQQVADEEAQQLRSFQAAVAAQSTILHELKETPPVPVVQEHKHFFLHPPSRPLSMIIKVKPQAKKAKIGHGNVEPSDYVKTPDVDSEKSSDLVKIPNGCSNEFHDVAKTGLVSYSDESEDD; encoded by the exons atGGAGGAGGGATCTTCAAgaccaataaaattaatgaatttcgTATCGGAGGAACAG TTAGATGAGGCTAAGAAATCAAGAGGTGAGCGTGTTGAAGACGGCACTGCCCAGAGAGACAGGCCTCTCTACGAG ATTTTAAAGGAGaataaagacaagaaagaTGCAGAATTTAATGAACGGTTTAAACATA GACCTCCTAAAGCTTTGGATGAAGATGAGACTGAGTTTCTTGATAAATTAGAAATG TCAAGGAGGGAATATGAGCAACAAGTGGCAGATGAGGAAGCGCAACAGCTAAGGAGTTTCCAA GCAGCAGTTGCAGCGCAGTCTACCATTTTACATGAATTGAAGGAAACACCACCTGTTCCTGTAGTTCAG GAGCATAAACATTTTTTTCTGCATCCACCTTCTCGCCCATTAAGTATGATTATTAAGGTCAAACCACAGgcaaagaaagcaaaaatagGTCATGGAAATGTTGAACCATCAGACTACGTCAAAACACCTGATGTTGATTCAGAAAAATCTTCAGACCTAGTGAAAATACCTAACGGCTGTTCTAATGAGTTTCATGATGTTGCTAAAACTGGTCTTGTTTCATACAGCGACGAAAGTGAAGATGATTAG
- the LOC8265876 gene encoding uncharacterized protein LOC8265876 isoform X1, whose product MEEGSSRPIKLMNFVSEEQLDEAKKSRGERVEDGTAQRDRPLYEILKENKDKKDAEFNERFKHRPPKALDEDETEFLDKLEMSRREYEQQVADEEAQQLRSFQMVVWFLFQAAVAAQSTILHELKETPPVPVVQEHKHFFLHPPSRPLSMIIKVKPQAKKAKIGHGNVEPSDYVKTPDVDSEKSSDLVKIPNGCSNEFHDVAKTGLVSYSDESEDD is encoded by the exons atGGAGGAGGGATCTTCAAgaccaataaaattaatgaatttcgTATCGGAGGAACAG TTAGATGAGGCTAAGAAATCAAGAGGTGAGCGTGTTGAAGACGGCACTGCCCAGAGAGACAGGCCTCTCTACGAG ATTTTAAAGGAGaataaagacaagaaagaTGCAGAATTTAATGAACGGTTTAAACATA GACCTCCTAAAGCTTTGGATGAAGATGAGACTGAGTTTCTTGATAAATTAGAAATG TCAAGGAGGGAATATGAGCAACAAGTGGCAGATGAGGAAGCGCAACAGCTAAGGAGTTTCCAA ATGGTTGTCTGGTTTCTCTTTCAGGCAGCAGTTGCAGCGCAGTCTACCATTTTACATGAATTGAAGGAAACACCACCTGTTCCTGTAGTTCAG GAGCATAAACATTTTTTTCTGCATCCACCTTCTCGCCCATTAAGTATGATTATTAAGGTCAAACCACAGgcaaagaaagcaaaaatagGTCATGGAAATGTTGAACCATCAGACTACGTCAAAACACCTGATGTTGATTCAGAAAAATCTTCAGACCTAGTGAAAATACCTAACGGCTGTTCTAATGAGTTTCATGATGTTGCTAAAACTGGTCTTGTTTCATACAGCGACGAAAGTGAAGATGATTAG
- the LOC8265877 gene encoding ABC transporter B family member 11-like encodes MPVAEENGDPSMYEANTSITQEQKTDEEATDSGLNEGKQDEKEKVKTVPFLKLFSFADSTDILLMIAGSIGAVGNGISMPLMSLLMGQMIDSFGSNQSDKEMVETVSEVSLKFVYLAVGAATAAFLQVTCWMVTGERQAARIRGYYLKTILRQDIAFFDMETNTGEVIGRMSGDTVLIQDAMGEKVGKVLQLLATFLGGFTIAFVKGWLLALVMLSAIPLLVAAGATVSILISRMATRGQNAYAEAATVVEQTIGSIRTVVSFTGEKRAIHAYNKFLQTAYESGVHEGIASGVGIGLVMLVVFGSYAMAVWFGAKMILEKGYTGGQVINVIIAVLTGSMSLGQASPCMSAFAAGQAAAYKMFETINRKPDIDASDTNGRVLDDIHGDIELRDVYFSYPARPDEEIFNGFSLSIPSGTTAALVGHSGSGKSTIISLLERFYDPKSGEVLIDGINLKEFQLKWIRGKIGLVSQEPALFTSSIKDNIAYGKDDATPEEIRAAAELANAAKFIDKLPQGLDTMVGEHGTQLSGGQKQRIAIARAILKNPRILLLDEATSALDAESEHVVQEALDRIMVDRTTVIVAHRLTTVRNANIIAVIHRGKMVEKGTHSELLEDPDGAYSQLIRLQEVNKESEQAANEYSRSEISMESFRQSSQRRSLRRSISRGSSRNSSSRHDSFSLTFGVPTGLNGPDNDLEDLETFPSKEKIADVPLRRLAYLNKPEIPVLIVGTVAASVNGTILPIYGVLISKAIKTFFEPPHELRKDSKFWALMFMTLGLASFVVHPLRTFFFSVAGSKLIQRIRSICFEKVVHMEIGWFDDPEHSSGAIGARLSADAAAVRALVGDALAQLVQNIATAVAGVVIAFTASWQLALIILALIPLIGVNGFVQVKFMKGFSADAKMMYEEASQVANDAVGSIRTVASFCAEEKVMQLYEKKCEGPKKTGVRLGLISGIGFGMSSFFLFCFYATSFYAGARLVESGHITFADVFQVFFALTMAAVGVSQSSSMGTDSTKAKAAAASVFGIIDRKSLIDSNDESGTTLENVKGEIELRHISFKYPSRPDIQIFRDLSLTIRSGKTVALVGESGSGKSTVIALLQRFYDPDSGHITLDGVEIQKLQLKWLRQQMGLVSQEPALFNDTIRANIAYGKDGNATEAEIISAAELANAHKFISSLQQGYETMVGERGIQLSGGQKQRVAIARAIVKSPKILLLDEATSALDAESERVVQDALDRVMVNRTTIVVAHRLSTIKNADLIAVVKNGVIVEKGRHETLINIKDGVYASLVALHMSAKTA; translated from the exons ATGCCAGTGGCGGAGGAGAATGGTGATCCCAGTATGTATGAGGCTAACACGTCAATAACCCAAGAGCAAAAGACGGACGAGGAGGCCACAGACTCCGGCTTGAATGAGGGCAAACAAGACGAGAAAGAGAAAGTTAAAACTGTTCCGTTTCTTAAGCTCTTTTCCTTCGCGGATTCCACTGATATCCTGTTGATGATTGCCGGAAGTATTGGTGCTGTTGGGAATGGAATTTCCATGCCTCTCATGTCATTGCTTATGGGGCAAATGATTGATTCCTTTGGAAGCAACCAGAGTGATAAAGAGATGGTTGAAACAGTATCAGag GTGTCTCTAAAATTTGTCTACTTAGCTGTTGGAGCTGCAACAGCCGCCTTTCTTC AGGTCACCTGTTGGATGGTAACAGGGGAAAGACAAGCGGCGCGAATAAGAGGTTATTATCTGAAAACTATACTAAGACAGGATATTGCTTTCTTTGATATGGAAACAAATACTGGAGAGGTTATTGGTAGAATGTCTGGGGATACTGTTCTTATACAAGATGCAATGGGCGAAAAG GTTGGAAAAGTTCTGCAGCTGCTGGCTACATTTCTGGGGGGTTTTACAATAGCATTCGTCAAAGGATGGTTGCTTGCCCTTGTCATGTTGTCTGCTATTCCTTTGCTAGTAGCAGCTGGTGCAACTGTGTCTATTTTGATATCAAGGATGGCAACCCGTGGACAAAACGCTTATGCAGAAGCAGCTACTGTAGTAGAGCAGACAATTGGCTCAATTAGAACT GTTGTATCATTTACTGGAGAGAAGCGAGCCATTCATGCTTACAATAAGTTTCTTCAGACTGCTTATGAATCAGGTGTGCACGAAGGAATTGCTTCTGGAGTAGGTATTGGCTTAGTTATGCTAGTTGTGTTTGGTAGCTATGCCATGGCTGTATGGTTTGGTGCAAAGATGATACTGGAAAAAGGATATACTGGAGGACAAGtaattaatgttattattgCTGTGTTGACCGGTTCAAT GTCCTTGGGACAAGCATCTCCTTGCATGAGTGCATTTGCTGCTGGTCAAGCGGCAGCATATAAAATGTTCgagactatcaacaggaagCCAGATATAGATGCTTCCGACACAAATGGTAGAGTATTGGATGATATCCATGGAGATATAGAGTTGAGGGATGTATATTTCAGTTATCCAGCCAGACCAGATGAGGAGATATTTAATGGATTCTCTCTTTCCATACCAAGTGGCACAACTGCAGCTTTGGTTGGGCATAGTGGAAGTGGAAAGTCCACAATAATCAGTCTGTTAGAGAGGTTTTATGATCCAAAATCCGGAGAAGTTCTTATTGATGGCATTAACCTCAAAGAATTTCAACTCAAATGGATTAGAGGAAAAATTGGTCTTGTCAGCCAGGAACCTGCCTTGTTTACATCTAGCATCAAAGACAATATTGCATATGGGAAGGATGATGCAACCCCCGAAGAGATAAGAGCTGCAGCTGAACTTGCAAATGCTgcaaaatttattgataaattaccTCAG GGCCTTGACACTATGGTTGGTGAGCATGGAACTCAGCTTTCAGGGGGGCAGAAGCAGAGAATCGCAATTGCAAGAGCAATCTTGAAGAACCCTCGGATTTTACTTTTGGATGAAGCTACAAGTGCACTTGATGCAGAATCTGAGCATGTAGTGCAAGAAGCATTGGACAGGATTATGGTCGATCGAACTACAGTTATCGTAGCCCATCGTTTGACCACTGTGAGGAATGCTAATATAATTGCCGTCATTCATCGAGGAAAGATGGTTGAAAAAG GTACACATTCAGAATTACTTGAGGACCCTGATGGAGCATATTCTCAGCTTATACGCTTACAGGAAGTAAATAAAGAGTCGGAACAAGCAGCAAATGAGTACAGCAGATCAGAAATTTCTATGGAATCATTTAGACAGTCAAGTCAAAGAAGATCACTTCGACGTTCCATAAGTAGGGGATCATCAAGAAATAGCAGCAGTCGCCATGACTCGTTTTCACTCACATTTGGTGTACCTACAGGACTAAATGGCCCTGATAATGACTTAGAAGATCTAGAAACTTTTCCATCCAAAGAAAAAATTGCAGACGTCCCGCTGCGCCGCCTTGCTTATCTCAATAAGCCCGAGATTCCAGTTCTTATAGTTGGTACTGTTGCTGCAAGTGTCAATGGCACAATACTTCCGATTTATGGTGTACTAATTTCAAAAGCAATCAAAACATTTTTCGAACCACCTCATGAACTGAGAAAGGACTCAAAGTTCTGGGCACTAATGTTTATGACTCTTGGTCTGGCATCATTTGTGGTACATCCTTTAAGAACATTCTTCTTTTCTGTAGCTGGATCTAAGTTAATCCAACGGATCAGATCTATTTGTTTTGAGAAGGTGGTTCATATGGAGATAGGTTGGTTTGATGATCCTGAGCACTCAAGTGGTGCAATTGGTGCTAGGCTCTCAGCAGATGCAGCAGCAGTGCGAGCCTTAGTCGGGGATGCACTAGCTCAATTGGTTCAGAACATTGCAACAGCAGTAGCAGGTGTGGTCATTGCTTTCACTGCAAGCTGGCAACTAGCATTAATTATCCTTGCTCTAATCCCTCTGATAGGTGTCAACGGATTCGTACAAGTAAAGTTCATGAAAGGATTTAGTGCAGATGCAAAG ATGATGTACGAGGAAGCAAGCCAAGTTGCAAATGATGCAGTTGGGAGTATAAGGACTGTTGCTTCGTTCTGTGCTGAAGAGAAGGTGATGCAACTATATGAAAAGAAATGTGAGGGTCCTAAGAAGACAGGAGTGAGACTAGGATTGATCAGTGGTATAGGATTTGGAATGTCTTCATTCTTTTTGTTCTGTTTCTATGCAACTAGTTTCTATGCTGGAGCTCGACTAGTTGAGAGCGGCCACATAACGTTTGCAGATGTTTTTCAA GTTTTCTTTGCTTTGACTATGGCAGCAGTAGGAGTTTCTCAATCTAGTTCAATGGGTACCGATTCCACCAAAGCAAAGGCTGCTGCTGCTTCTGTATTTGGAATAATAGACAGGAAGTCATTGATTGACTCTAATGATGAGTCTGGAACGACGTTAGAAAATGTTAAAGGGGAAATTGAGCTTCGTCATATAAGCTTTAAGTACCCATCCAGGCCAGACATTCAAATTTTCCGAGACCTCAGCTTGACTATTCGTTCTGGCAAG ACTGTTGCCCTTGTTGGAGAAAGTGGGAGTGGTAAATCGACAGTGATTGCATTGTTGCAAAGATTCTACGATCCAGATTCTGGTCACATCACACTTGATGGAGTTGAAATTCAGAAGCTCCAATTGAAATGGTTAAGGCAGCAGATGGGACTTGTCAGCCAAGAGCCTGCTTTGTTCAACGACACAATCCGTGCCAACATTGCATATGGAAAGGATGGAAATGCGACTGAGGCAGAAATCATATCCGCAGCAGAGTTGGCCAATGCCCACAAATTCATCAGCAGTTTACAACAG GGATATGAAACAATGGTAGGGGAGCGAGGAATTCAGTTGTCTGGGGGACAGAAGCAAAGGGTAGCCATAGCCCGTGCTATAGTGAAAAGTCCAAAAATACTGCTATTAGATGAGGCAACCAGTGCATTAGATGCAGAATCTGAAAGAGTGGTTCAAGATGCATTAGATCGAGTAATGGTGAACAGGACTACAATTGTTGTAGCTCATCGATTGTCCACAATCAAGAATGCTGATCTTATTGCAGTGGTTAAGAATGGAGTCATAGTGGAGAAAGGAAGGCATGAGACACTGATCAACATCAAAGATGGTGTCTATGCGTCCTTAGTTGCACTTCATATGAGTGCTAAAACTGCCTAA
- the LOC8265875 gene encoding L-cysteine desulfhydrase, which yields MENEDPRNGDVKPHHLTKKSRLTQFITEPEIREEFSHHRPNVARINNGSFGSCPRSVLADQRNWQLKFLQQPDDFYFNTLRKGIRHSRTIIKNLINANDVDEISLVDNATTAAAIVLQQIGRAFTDGKFQENDVVLILHCAYEAVKKSIQAYVRRAGGSVVEVHLPFPVNSDEEIITEFRKGLVKGKSNGQKVRLAIIDHITSMPCVVTPVKELVKICREEGVDQVFVDAAHAIGSVKIDVKEIGADFYVSNLHKWFFCPPSVAFLYCRKNTSASSLHHPVVSHEHGNGLPIESAWIGTRDYSSQLVVPSALEFVNRFEGGVDGIMKRNHAKVVEMGKMLAQSWGTSLGVPPEMCAGMVMVSLPSRLLVKSQDDALRLRSHLRDNYGVEVPIHYQAPKDGELGMRDKDGFITAYARISYQVYNTFEDYCKFRNAINQLLKDPHISEKLFAG from the coding sequence ATGGAAAACGAAGATCCTCGAAACGGCGACGTAAAACCTCACCACCTCACCAAAAAGTCCCGACTTACTCAGTTCATAACCGAACCCGAAATCCGAGAAGAGTTCTCTCACCACCGACCAAACGTAGCTCGAATCAACAACGGCAGCTTCGGTAGCTGCCCTAGATCAGTCCTCGCCGATCAAAGAAACTGGCAGTTAAAGTTCCTTCAACAACCCGACGATTTCTACTTTAACACTCTCCGCAAAGGAATACGTCACTCACGGACTATTATTAAAAACCTCATTAATGCTAATGACGTGGACGAAATCTCTCTTGTCGACAACGCCACAACTGCCGCCGCTATTGTTCTCCAGCAAATTGGCCGTGCTTTCACCGACGGTAAATTTCAGGAAAACGACGTCGTTTTGATACTCCACTGTGCTTATGAAGCTGTAAAAAAATCTATCCAAGCTTACGTCAGGCGTGCTGGCGGTTCAGTAGTCGAAGTTCACCTTCCGTTTCCGGTCAACTCTGATGAAGAAATTATTACCGAGTTTAGAAAAGGATTGGTAAAAGGTAAATCTAACGGTCAAAAAGTTAGGTTAGCAATAATTGATCATATTACATCAATGCCATGTGTTGTTACTCCTGTTAaagaattagttaaaatttgtCGAGAAGAAGGCGTGGACCAGGTTTTTGTTGACGCAGCCCATGCTATTGGTAGTGTTAAAATAGATGTTAAAGAGATTGGAGCTGATTTCTATGTTAGTAACTTACATAAGTGGTTCTTTTGTCCACCATCAGTTGCATTTTTGTATTGTAGAAAGAATACTTCGGCTTCGAGTTTGCATCACCCTGTGGTTTCACATGAACATGGAAATGGATTGCCAATAGAGAGCGCATGGATTGGTACAAGAGATTATAGTTCACAGCTTGTTGTACCTTCTGCTTTGGAGTTTGTAAATCGTTTTGAAGGTGGAGTTGATGGAATAATGAAGAGGAACCATGCTAAGGTTGTTGAGATGGGGAAAATGTTAGCCCAATCATGGGGGACAAGTCTTGGAGTGCCACCTGAGATGTGTGCTGGCATGGTCATGGTTAGTTTGCCTTCGAGATTGCTTGTTAAGAGTCAAGATGACGCTTTGAGATTAAGATCACATTTGCGTGATAATTATGGGGTTGAGGTTCCTATTCATTATCAGGCTCCAAAAGATGGTGAATTGGGTATGAGGGATAAGGATGGGTTTATAACTGCGTATGCAAGAATTTCTTATCAGGTTTATAATACTTTTGAGGATTATTGCAAGTTTAGGAATGCTATAAATCAGCTTCTCAAGGATCCACATATATCTGAAAAGCTTTTTGCAGGGTGA